The Silene latifolia isolate original U9 population chromosome Y, ASM4854445v1, whole genome shotgun sequence sequence CTACCTAATACGTGACTATTCTGTGCAACTGATTATGTAGCACATGAAATATAGGGAATTGAATGAGAGTAGGTTGTATAAATAATAtcaatgataaaaaaaataatcgtaataaaaataaaaataattataatgataatgataatgataatgataatgataaagtTAATAATACTAATAAGCTTAGTAATCTATTTATgcaaacaccaaaaaaaaaaatagaaaataaaaccATAGTAATCTATCAGTACATTAATAAAAATATTGTCATAAACTAAAGCTAAAGCTACACTATTCTATAATGATGTAGTGGGTAAAACAAATCTAATTCAATTAACTAAGCTGTTCTTCTTTCCTTCGGAATTGTTAAGTAATCTTTACTCCTTCAGTAGCCACCTAATTCACCTTAGATCACCTGTGAAACCCGCAAAACACAATGATCATTAGGTATATAATTGGATATGAGCAGCAATTATGATAGTGGTATAGTAATAATGAATATTTACCTATTTGTTCTGTTTCATTGCTGAGTTGCGTCTCTTAGTGGTTTTGACCTCTTTTTGTGTGTCTGTTCAAGATCAATTACTGAATGGGCACGTTTCCCAGAAATTGTTGATTTAGCTGTTAAGTTTGCTACCTGTTTACAAATTAGTGATGCCATAAGTCGAAGTAGGAACATAAATAAGGCCTCACAGTAATCAATAAAAGTGATAAATACCTCGACTGTGGTGTCATCTAAAATGTTGATGACGTTGAAACAATTGTCGCCTTGATTGCCGTGATTTGTTTTGACAACTttaattttgaattgaaattgttTTCCAATaaatgtgtttttcatcaaagttGGCAATGGGATGTAATCTTCATCATCCTCCTTCTATAAAGTTGATACACAATTATAAGACaacaatttggctatgtggacaGTAGGGACTGAAAGCAATAGATGAAGGAGCATTACTAATACCTCTAATTGTTGTGCATCGCTAAGAGTAGCAGCATCCTGGCCAATTAACCTTTTGGCGTCCTTGTCAAATATGACAAAAGTTGCAGTAGAGTCTGATTCTTGTACTTGTAACTCAATTCTATATCTGACAGTAGCGTGGAAAATGTTGAAGTACACAAATATATTATAGTAACCTAAAAGTATAAGTATTGAAGGTAAGAAGATACTTAATAGTTTGAGTCTCCATTATTTTTTCACAGTTGTTGCAATAAAACTTGGAATTTTTATACTGTGACCTGGTTGTACATTTAATACATGATGGGTAATGCCAAGGTTTTTCGGAAATAATATCTCTCACTTCTGCAATGTAGTAGCAAACCAGATCCTACATTCGCAGCAATATGATTAGAAGGCATACATAATTTCAAAGGTAGGCTAAGGTGAAAAGTTAATTGCTAATACCTCTTTGTAATCCGTACTACAATGCATAAGGATGCTACTGAGGTCCATTTTCATAATATCATTAGTAATACATCCAATATCTGAATCTCCATTCTTTGAACTGAAATTTGGattattataataaaataataggaGTATGAATAAAACTTGCTCAAAAAGCAGTTTCCATAAAAGACTGTTCACTTTTTAGAAATTCAAATATGTAAAGATTTACCTGCAGGTTTCCATAAGGGCGTTCACTTCTGGGACATCAAGATTAACATACAGACTACTTGAATTTGATGTTGAGATACTGTTATAACCTGTTATTTAGGGAATAAGAATCATCTTGTAGTACTGAATTATAGTATTTGATTGTGCAGGGTTTTACTTACCATTGTAGTCCTTCACCAAAAGAGACGTGATAATAACAACTTTTGTTTGGGTGCCATCAGTAAGTTTTTCCTTTTGCTTTTGATAGTCAGAACGACATTGATCCCATAATGTAACTCTTACTCGTTCACCCCTTTAAAATtttaagagttaattatattATCAGAGTTAAAAAGAAAAAGGGTATAATAAGAATCTAATAGAGAGTAGGAGTAGCGTATACCCTTCATCTTCAATTTCAAGGGCGAAATAATTAGGTTTTACATGTTCTTTCTTCACCACACCTATTAAATCtacaaataataaaaaaagaaGGTTAACGAATACTATCTATATAACAATTCATGAGATCAATATATCTAAATTATACACTTACCTGTTAAAACTGAATGATTGCCTCGCCGATTACTTATATTGTGGAATTTTAGGAAATCAAACCTATGTTTTGGTATTATAGCTTCATCTGCTTCGAAGACCTTGATGTATGTGTTGTATCAGAATTTAATCATTAGTTTATTGTCACCCACGATACGATAATCAGGTTTATTTGGGAGAACCTGAAATCTCTTGATTAAATGGATTTTCCCATCAAAAACCTTTGCGGAGAATCGTTCCCAATTGAAACTGGGAATAAATGCGTAGATATAATTCCCCTACACGAGATCAAAAACAATATATGTATTAGATGGAGTTTTATAATATGTAATAATAAAAAGCTAAGATAAGAGGTAAATTTTACCTCTTCAGTCAAGAAGAACCATTGATACGCATAATAAGTCCCCTTTTGTATTCTGATCTGTCGCAACAATTTTCTTCTTATCTGTAATTGGATTATGTACCTTACATAGTGATATACGGACTTTCAATCTTAAGTCCTTGTTTGAATCTACTTCTGTTGTATTCAGTTTAAGCTCATTGATGAGGGCGTAATTCCTGAAAACATATGAGGAGATATTATAAGTATTTTTTGTATATAATTTAGAGAAAGGTAGAAAGACATAAAAGAGGAGAAAGCTACACCAGGATTACCTTTGTGCCATGGTGATGGTGATGAGTAGGGTGTCAACGTGTATTTGGAGGTTGCTTTTATCGACTTTCAAGATGCCAAATTTTGATGTGATGAATGTTGTTTAAACGTTGAAAGTCTATATTTATAACATCAGATTTTGGCTTCATATTGATATAGGAGAAGATTTTATGTTGATATAGGATTGAAGAATTTGACTTGCTATTGATATAGGAGAAGAGTTTATGTTGATATAGTATTCTTCCCAAACGTTATGAGAGTGGCTGGAGTTTGAGTAAAATAGCATGATGATTGTCCTTTTCTATTTCCGGGACCAGGACTTTGAGCGTACTATGCAAAGTTCCGGAATAAAATATTGAAATAAATGATGTAAGAGGTGTACCACTATTCTATGTAAGGACGGTTGGTTTTGTAGTTGACTTGGATATTGTTTTtgatatttgttttttttttttaaggtaatGGTTTGTTGTAAGGACGGTTTTGTAGTGGAGTTGGAATACTGTTTTTTGATATTTGAagtatttaattagttgattttcaAATTAACCACCACTACCCTCGCCTCCTCTAACAACCACCaagaaagacaaaaaaaaaaaaaaaaaaaaatacaagatCTAAAATaccaaatttgaaaaaaaaatgaaatctgaAACTTTGAAAAAATCGAGATCTAAAATACaaactttgaaaaaaaaaaagaaatctgaaactttgaaaaaaaaaaagaaatctgaaactttgaaaaaaaaaacatctaaAATACTTTGAAAAAATCTCACCAACCGCTATAAACAACACCGACACACATACCAACCCACACAaacgaaattaaaaaaaaaagccgaatttgaaagtgtaactttagatttccgtcccaaaagaaaaaaaaaacgaaatctgaaatgaataaaaaaaatgaatctgagaaaaaaatgatgatttatgaaattataaaaaaacaaagaaaatctGATATGAGAGAGCCTTTGTTTCCTTGCTTTTCATTCATCAAACACACAAGAtcttaaaatatataaaaaaaatataagcaAAAGATTCCAGATCTGgaattctggaaaaaaaaaaagaacaaagagGTCCACGGTAGAGGAGAGGAGGAGGGAGAAGAAGAGGCGGTGGGGGTGGCGCGTGACGTGGGCCGGGGGTGAGTGGGTTGTGGGTGTGGTGTTGTCGGTTTATGGTGGTTATGAGTCGTGGTGAGTGAGTCGGAGTGGTGAGTGAATGTAGGTGGTGTTGGGGTGGTTGGCAAATAGAGGTGGTGTCGGGTTGGTTGTTGGTGAGAGGCGAGAAGAGGGCGATCTGGTGGTGTTAGTGCGGTAGGTGGTGGTCGGCAGAAGAAGGGAGGCGACGGCAGTGGGGAGGTGGGTGGTGGTTGGCTGGTGACGGCGGTGTTGGTGGGTGAGTGaggtatttttttgttttttttttgttgggagagaatgaatgaggagaggggagtgaatgaatgaatgaagagtTGATTATGAATGGATGAGgagagggagattagaatggggAGGAGGTTATGAATGATTAGGGAGGGAGGGAGATTAGTGAGGTTTATTTGTGGCCATCCGTTAATGAAATCTCATTCCTTCATCCCCTTCACCCAAATGCCCAtataaggacttatggactcaatggatgtaagAGAATTACTAAAACTCGCCTATATATAATGAGTCCATCTTaattcattgagtccataagtcctctttagagCCTTTAAATGAAGGAGACGGATGGCTCAGATTGAAACAAACAAAAATAGAGGGGATTAATAAGCTAATTAACACACTCTCATACCacactaattaatcactaacctATCCTAATTAGTCTCTccatttctcttattttctcagCCTCACTCTATCTTTATATCCTCACTTCTCTCCCAATTCATTTATCTCATCtttcaaaaaccaaataaatcacaaaaagccaaataaataacccaaataaaatcacccacaataaATCACCACTACCACCTCCCAACACCACCGTCGCCAACACCACCCGACACCAACACCACCCCCACGACCACCCTCCCCTCCCCAACACCAAACCAACACCAACACTCACACCACACACACCTTCCTCCTCCTTTGTCGCCTTCCTCCTCCTTCTACTGTCTCCCTTGTCCCTCCTCTGCTCCTCTGTCGTGGTTGTCGTTGCTGGTGTTGTTTTTGATGCTGTCGTGGGAGATGTGGTGGTTGccaccttcttcttcttcttcctctctctCACGCCGCCTCTTGAACACCATCATCCAGATCTGAAAAAAACGCCATTGTCTCACTCACACTGCGTTTGTGGTGGTTATTGGTGTTGTTGGTATTTAGGATttgtttctccttttttttttttaggatttGTTTGGATTTAGGGTGTGCTGGTGGTTGTGTTGGAGTGCGTGTGTTTTCAGATCTGGTTTCgcgttttttttaagatttcatttgttttaaatATTGTTTTGTTATACATTTAAAACATCTTCTTGTTATATATTTCATATTTcgtatttcaaatatcgtcttattttatatttttttcaaatctcgttttgttatatattttttttttcagatttcatatttaaaatctcatcttgttatttatttactcAAATCTCGTATTGTAAATATATCTTAGATCTCGTTTTTATATTGTGAGATTcgttattttaatcttagatcgaCTAAatatattgatggggcatattctgcacccgctgaccagtcaacatattgagcaaggtcaaagatatccacagcaagtcaacggcctaggcagcctaaccgacgaggcctgtcggcctgtcagatgggtcccggccggggcagccagccagccggggcacacatccgcgaactcatattccaagacccctcggcggtgagtcaacagggcccgccggcctgtcataggtccctcggccgaggggtagatcagtcttttcacctgctagccacttggccacttggccactacgtgacaaaaggtgaaagtctataaatactcctctactctcattgagtaaaggatccacaatttaacctaagaatcactattcatctggtaatatcttccttatctctct is a genomic window containing:
- the LOC141626691 gene encoding uncharacterized protein LOC141626691; its protein translation is METCSSKNGDSDIGCITNDIMKMDLSSILMHCSTDYKEDLVCYYIAEVRDIISEKPWHYPSCIKCTTRSQYKNSKFYCNNCEKIMETQTIKYRIELQVQESDSTATFVIFDKDAKRLIGQDAATLSDAQQLEKEDDEDYIPLPTLMKNTFIGKQFQFKIKVVKTNHGNQGDNCFNVINILDDTTVEVANLTAKSTISGKRAHSVIDLEQTHKKRSKPLRDATQQ